The following are encoded together in the Humulus lupulus chromosome 5, drHumLupu1.1, whole genome shotgun sequence genome:
- the LOC133777499 gene encoding DNA repair RAD52-like protein 1, mitochondrial isoform X3: MDSPPDMFPEARCKEAVDSYEDDLFVSSGISRPLYKILKHLNKKVPDSLIKNRVENGLSSRYVPWHIVNRIMNLHAPEWSGEIRSVCYSPDGKSVSVIYRVTLYGTDAEIYRESTGTASLEDTSYGDPMQKAEAMAFRRACARFGLGLHLYHEDML; this comes from the exons ATGGACTCTCCTCCAGATATGTTCCCTG AAGCCAGATGCAAAGAAGCGGTAGATTCTTACGAAGACGACCTCTTTGTAAGCTCTGGAATCAGCAGACCCCTTTACAAAATCCTCAAGCACCTCAACAAGAAAGTCCCCGATTCCCTTATCAAGAATCGCGTTGAAAATGGACTCTCCTCCAGATATGTTCCCTG GCATATTGTAAACCGAATTATGAACTTACATGCTCCAG AGTGGTCTGGTGAGATTAGAAGTGTCTGTTATTCTCCCGATGGCAAATCAGTTTCTGTCATTTATCGTGTCACGCTCTACGGGACTGATGCAGAG ATATATAGGGAGTCAACAGGCACTGCTTCCTTAGAGGACACAAGTTATGGTGATCCTATGCAAAAAGCAGAAGCAATGGCATTTCGTCGAGCTTGTGCGCGATTTGGCCTTGGGCTTCATCTTTATCACGAGGATATGTTGTAA
- the LOC133777499 gene encoding DNA repair RAD52-like protein 1, mitochondrial isoform X1, translated as MSKSLLIPRSSSNGSFLESLSFFQTSHRYYVNDASSSEARCKEAVDSYEDDLFVSSGISRPLYKILKHLNKKVPDSLIKNRVENGLSSRYVPWHIVNRIMNLHAPEWSGEIRSVCYSPDGKSVSVIYRVTLYGTDAEIYRESTGTASLEDTSYGDPMQKAEAMAFRRACARFGLGLHLYHEDML; from the exons ATGTCGAAATCCCTTCTTATTCCCCGCTCTTCTTCTAATGGCTCCTTCTTGGAATCCCTTTCTTTCTTTCAAACTTCACACCGTTACTATGTCAATGATGCGTCATCATCAGAAGCCAGATGCAAAGAAGCGGTAGATTCTTACGAAGACGACCTCTTTGTAAGCTCTGGAATCAGCAGACCCCTTTACAAAATCCTCAAGCACCTCAACAAGAAAGTCCCCGATTCCCTTATCAAGAATCGCGTTGAAAATGGACTCTCCTCCAGATATGTTCCCTG GCATATTGTAAACCGAATTATGAACTTACATGCTCCAG AGTGGTCTGGTGAGATTAGAAGTGTCTGTTATTCTCCCGATGGCAAATCAGTTTCTGTCATTTATCGTGTCACGCTCTACGGGACTGATGCAGAG ATATATAGGGAGTCAACAGGCACTGCTTCCTTAGAGGACACAAGTTATGGTGATCCTATGCAAAAAGCAGAAGCAATGGCATTTCGTCGAGCTTGTGCGCGATTTGGCCTTGGGCTTCATCTTTATCACGAGGATATGTTGTAA
- the LOC133777499 gene encoding DNA repair RAD52-like protein 1, mitochondrial isoform X2 produces the protein MSKSLLISRSSSNGSLLESLSFFRTSRRYYVNDASSSEARRKEAVDSHEDDLFVSSGISRPLYEILKHLNKKVPDSLIKNRVENGLSSRYVPWHIVNRIMNLHAPEWSGEIRSVCYSPDGKSVSVIYRVTLYGTDAEIYRESTGTASLEDTSYGDPMQKAEAMAFRRACARFGLGLHLYHEDML, from the exons ATGTCGAAATCCCTTCTTATTTCCCGCTCTTCTTCTAATGGCTCCTTATTGGAATCCCTGTCTTTCTTTCGAACTTCACGCCGTTACTATGTCAATGATGCGTCATCATCAGAAGCCAGACGCAAAGAAGCGGTAGATTCTCACGAAGACGACCTCTTTGTAAGCTCTGGAATCAGCAGACCCCTTTACGAAATCCTCAAGCACCTCAACAAGAAAGTCCCCGATTCCCTTATCAAGAATCGCGTCGAAAATGGACTCTCCTCCAGATATGTTCCCTG GCATATTGTAAACCGAATTATGAACTTACATGCTCCAG AGTGGTCTGGTGAGATTAGAAGTGTCTGTTATTCTCCCGATGGCAAATCAGTTTCTGTCATTTATCGTGTCACGCTCTACGGGACTGATGCAGAG ATATATAGGGAGTCAACAGGCACTGCTTCCTTAGAGGACACAAGTTATGGTGATCCTATGCAAAAAGCAGAAGCAATGGCATTTCGTCGAGCTTGTGCGCGATTTGGCCTTGGGCTTCATCTTTATCACGAGGATATGTTGTAA
- the LOC133777499 gene encoding DNA repair RAD52-like protein 1, mitochondrial isoform X4, which yields MSKSLLIPRSSSNGSFLESLSFFQTSHRYYVNDASSSEARCKEAVDSYEDDLFVSSGISRPLYKILKHLNKKVPDSLIKNRVENGLSSRYVPWHIVNRIMNLHAPEWSGEIRSVCYSPDGKSVSVIYRVTLYGTDAENKYQVCSSS from the exons ATGTCGAAATCCCTTCTTATTCCCCGCTCTTCTTCTAATGGCTCCTTCTTGGAATCCCTTTCTTTCTTTCAAACTTCACACCGTTACTATGTCAATGATGCGTCATCATCAGAAGCCAGATGCAAAGAAGCGGTAGATTCTTACGAAGACGACCTCTTTGTAAGCTCTGGAATCAGCAGACCCCTTTACAAAATCCTCAAGCACCTCAACAAGAAAGTCCCCGATTCCCTTATCAAGAATCGCGTTGAAAATGGACTCTCCTCCAGATATGTTCCCTG GCATATTGTAAACCGAATTATGAACTTACATGCTCCAG AGTGGTCTGGTGAGATTAGAAGTGTCTGTTATTCTCCCGATGGCAAATCAGTTTCTGTCATTTATCGTGTCACGCTCTACGGGACTGATGCAGAG AATAAATATCAAGTATGCTCTAGTAGCTGA